One Actinomadura viridis genomic region harbors:
- a CDS encoding sigma-70 family RNA polymerase sigma factor — protein sequence MTDPDDIARFTALYDAHYGRVYAYAVSRAGRQIAEEIASETFCVAWRRMRDLPDVPVPWLLGIARNLLRESNRANSRQDALAAELRSVAQRKAPTADIGETVVERAEVLQALAALSDADRELLTLVAWHGLSSGAAAKVIGCSRATFFVRLHRARRRLENALAAPGMAEPPASGPQPPATSTFTLVREEAS from the coding sequence GTGACGGACCCTGATGACATCGCCCGTTTCACGGCGCTCTATGACGCGCACTACGGACGCGTCTACGCCTATGCAGTGAGCAGGGCAGGCAGGCAGATCGCCGAGGAGATCGCAAGCGAGACGTTCTGCGTCGCCTGGCGGCGGATGCGTGACCTGCCGGACGTGCCGGTGCCGTGGCTGCTGGGCATAGCCCGCAATCTGCTGCGCGAGTCGAATCGCGCCAACAGCAGGCAGGACGCGCTGGCGGCGGAACTGCGCTCCGTGGCACAGCGGAAGGCGCCCACGGCCGACATCGGCGAGACGGTGGTCGAGCGCGCGGAGGTACTGCAGGCGTTGGCCGCGCTCTCCGACGCCGACCGCGAGCTGCTGACCCTGGTCGCCTGGCATGGGCTGTCCTCCGGCGCGGCGGCGAAAGTGATCGGCTGCTCGAGGGCCACCTTCTTCGTCCGGCTGCATCGTGCACGGCGGCGGCTCGAGAACGCGCTGGCCGCCCCTGGCATGGCGGAACCGCCCGCCTCCGGCCCGCAGCCGCCCGCCACATCCACGTTCACCCTGGTGAGAGAGGAAGCCTCATGA